A genomic region of Stenotrophomonas sp. NA06056 contains the following coding sequences:
- a CDS encoding ATP-dependent DNA helicase: MSDLVHASREALSEGGALASHLDAFVPRPAQLRLTEAIAASMQQRDLLLAEAGTGTGKTFAYLVPVLLSGMRTIISTGTRALQDQLYHRDLPRVRQALGVGLRSALLKGRSNYLCRYRLQQARGEPRFSSPEQAAQFQRILAWSGRSDSGDIAELEGLADDSPLLPMVTSTVDNCLGNECPFWDDCFVVRARQRAQAADLVVVNHHLLLADLALKQEGFGELLPGAQAFVIDEAHQLPELAAQFFGEGFGMRPWQELGRDCLVEARGVGGAQSALQEPVDHLQQALSALRAAMEGLPARGTQWRALAMPQVREGFDAVMSSLVVLEQALQPLREAAAGLDACHARAREAISRLSRWLGDEEPALDFDADPAEATAAGGDVLWYELTPRGFRCQRTPMDVSAPLREHRERSHAAWIFTSATLTVGDGFEHIATRLGLDDPQTLVQPSPFNWPEQALCYLPEGLPDPAARGFGTALIQVLRPVLQASQGRAFLLFASHRALREAAEALRDGPWPLFVQGEAPRATLLQRFRESGNGVLLGSASFREGVDVVGEALSVVMIDKLPFATPDDPVYEARLEAIRTQGGNPFRDEQLPQAVIALKQGVGRLIRSETDRGVLVLCDPRLLNRGYGKVFLQSLPPFRRTRALADVQAFFAPQWAPVADAAAPTTAVAGPQPAPGATFPLF, from the coding sequence ATGTCCGACCTTGTCCATGCCAGCCGCGAAGCCCTCAGCGAAGGCGGCGCGCTCGCCTCCCACCTGGATGCATTCGTCCCGCGTCCTGCGCAGCTGCGCCTGACCGAGGCCATCGCCGCGTCGATGCAGCAGCGCGACCTGCTGCTTGCCGAGGCCGGTACCGGCACCGGCAAGACCTTTGCCTATCTGGTGCCGGTGCTGCTGTCTGGAATGCGCACCATCATTTCCACCGGTACCCGCGCGCTGCAGGACCAGCTCTACCACCGCGATCTGCCGCGCGTGCGTCAAGCGCTGGGCGTCGGCCTGCGCAGCGCGTTGCTGAAGGGACGCAGTAATTACCTGTGCCGTTATCGCCTGCAGCAGGCACGCGGTGAACCGCGCTTCTCCAGCCCGGAACAGGCGGCACAGTTCCAGCGCATCCTGGCCTGGTCGGGGCGTTCGGACTCGGGCGATATCGCCGAGCTCGAGGGCCTGGCCGACGACTCACCGCTGTTGCCGATGGTCACTTCCACCGTCGACAACTGCCTGGGCAACGAGTGTCCCTTCTGGGATGACTGTTTCGTCGTGCGTGCCCGTCAGCGCGCACAGGCCGCCGACCTCGTCGTGGTCAACCACCACCTGCTGCTGGCCGATCTGGCGCTCAAGCAGGAGGGTTTTGGAGAGCTGCTGCCCGGCGCGCAGGCCTTCGTCATCGACGAGGCCCATCAGTTGCCCGAGCTGGCTGCGCAGTTCTTCGGCGAGGGTTTCGGCATGCGCCCCTGGCAGGAACTGGGCCGAGACTGTCTGGTTGAAGCGCGCGGTGTGGGTGGCGCGCAGTCGGCATTGCAGGAGCCAGTCGATCATCTGCAGCAGGCGTTGTCTGCACTGCGTGCAGCGATGGAGGGGCTGCCTGCACGCGGCACACAGTGGCGGGCGTTGGCGATGCCGCAGGTACGCGAGGGTTTCGATGCGGTGATGTCCAGCCTGGTGGTGCTGGAGCAGGCATTGCAGCCATTGCGCGAAGCTGCTGCTGGCCTGGATGCCTGTCATGCGCGCGCACGTGAGGCGATTTCGCGGCTGAGCCGTTGGCTGGGCGATGAAGAGCCCGCGCTTGACTTCGATGCCGATCCTGCTGAAGCGACAGCCGCGGGCGGTGACGTGCTCTGGTACGAGTTGACCCCGCGCGGTTTCCGCTGCCAGCGCACGCCGATGGATGTATCCGCGCCGCTGCGCGAACACCGCGAGCGCAGCCATGCCGCATGGATTTTCACCTCGGCCACGCTGACCGTGGGTGATGGCTTCGAGCATATCGCCACGCGCCTGGGCCTGGATGATCCGCAGACGCTGGTGCAGCCCAGCCCGTTCAACTGGCCCGAGCAGGCGCTGTGCTACCTGCCGGAAGGTCTGCCAGATCCGGCCGCGCGCGGTTTCGGAACCGCACTGATCCAGGTGCTGCGCCCGGTGCTGCAGGCGTCGCAGGGCAGGGCGTTCCTGCTGTTCGCTTCGCATCGTGCGCTGCGTGAGGCCGCCGAGGCGTTGCGTGATGGACCCTGGCCGCTGTTCGTACAGGGCGAAGCGCCACGCGCGACGCTGTTGCAGCGCTTCCGCGAATCCGGCAATGGCGTGCTGCTGGGATCGGCCAGCTTCCGCGAGGGCGTGGATGTGGTCGGCGAGGCCTTGAGCGTGGTGATGATCGACAAGCTGCCCTTCGCCACGCCCGACGATCCGGTGTATGAAGCGCGGTTGGAGGCAATCCGTACCCAGGGCGGCAACCCGTTCCGCGATGAGCAGTTGCCGCAGGCGGTCATTGCCCTGAAGCAGGGCGTTGGCCGCCTGATCCGCAGTGAGACCGACCGGGGCGTGTTGGTGCTGTGCGACCCGCGCCTGCTCAACCGTGGCTATGGCAAGGTCTTCCTGCAGTCGCTGCCGCCGTTCCGGCGAACCCGGGCACTGGCCGATGTGCAGGCCTTCTTTGCGCCACAATGGGCCCCCGTGGCAGACGCCGCTGCCCCGACCACCGCCGTGGCGGGCCCGCAGCCGGCCCCCGGTGCCACGTTCCCCCTGTTCTGA